A region of Myxococcus stipitatus DSM 14675 DNA encodes the following proteins:
- a CDS encoding retropepsin-like aspartic protease produces the protein MRLLIPVLMALALILVPTASRADALESLLARHLAWRGGDAFARMESLHGKGKTAVGGLQGPIEVWSHRDGRTRRDIDYGVVRDAMAITAEGGWKVNPSGQVEDASPTDARDARHRVALDFGTALRGGAGAKLVALPDEQRDGRAWKVVRVTFGDEDLYDLFLNEADGALQGLRIREDNVTRFVRLGDWRQVQGVRMPFLEEEFTDNVDSDSRTVVESLELNVPLAPTVFERPEDTLTATFAKGRRTTGFMPFEFFNESRVYIPAQVNGRATPVLLDSGAAMTVVDAAYARELGLKVQGQIAAVGSGGQAPAQFANGVDIALGDLRLKGLTVVVIDLADVARQIGHPLPVILGKEAFNQLVVDVDFPNRRIAFHEAASFKAPQRAVRLPLVESTGGQREVQLSIEGRPAIRVLFDVGNGGALSLFPAYWQQADLLKGRRSSKTLSGAVGGLRERDVAILKSIEFAGVTLRNVPTVFDDAGNSISTTDRLAGNVGLAILARFRMITDYATDTLMLVPDARALKQPFRRDRSGLIAIPSEGRLVVKMVAPGSPAAATGWAQGDEIVAVDGKAIAPDYSSSSLSQWRYRAAGQTVVLTLKDGSKRRLTLSDYY, from the coding sequence ATGAGACTTCTCATCCCCGTCTTGATGGCCCTGGCCCTCATCCTCGTTCCCACCGCGTCCAGGGCGGACGCGCTGGAGTCACTGCTCGCGCGCCATCTCGCCTGGCGCGGGGGAGATGCTTTCGCCCGCATGGAGAGCCTCCACGGAAAGGGGAAGACCGCCGTCGGTGGACTCCAGGGACCCATCGAGGTCTGGAGCCATCGCGATGGGCGCACCCGGAGGGACATCGACTATGGGGTGGTGCGGGATGCGATGGCCATCACCGCCGAGGGCGGCTGGAAGGTGAACCCCAGCGGCCAGGTCGAGGATGCCTCGCCGACCGACGCCCGTGATGCGCGGCACCGGGTGGCGCTGGACTTCGGGACGGCGCTGCGAGGGGGCGCTGGCGCGAAGCTCGTCGCGCTGCCCGACGAGCAGCGTGATGGCCGCGCGTGGAAGGTGGTGCGTGTCACCTTCGGCGACGAGGACCTCTACGACCTGTTCCTCAACGAGGCCGATGGTGCCCTCCAGGGCCTTCGCATCCGGGAGGACAACGTCACGCGCTTCGTGCGCCTGGGAGACTGGCGTCAGGTGCAAGGGGTCCGCATGCCCTTCCTGGAGGAGGAGTTCACCGACAACGTGGACTCCGACTCGCGCACGGTGGTGGAGTCGCTGGAGCTGAACGTCCCCCTCGCGCCCACGGTCTTCGAGCGCCCCGAGGACACCCTCACGGCGACGTTCGCCAAGGGCCGCCGCACCACCGGCTTCATGCCCTTCGAGTTCTTCAATGAGAGTCGCGTCTACATCCCGGCGCAGGTGAACGGCCGTGCGACGCCGGTGCTGCTCGACAGCGGCGCCGCGATGACTGTGGTCGACGCGGCGTATGCCCGTGAGCTGGGCCTGAAGGTGCAGGGGCAGATTGCCGCGGTCGGCAGTGGGGGCCAGGCGCCCGCCCAGTTCGCGAACGGCGTGGACATCGCCCTGGGCGACCTGCGGCTGAAGGGGCTGACGGTCGTCGTCATCGACCTGGCCGACGTCGCGCGACAGATTGGACACCCGCTGCCCGTCATCCTGGGCAAGGAGGCCTTCAACCAGCTGGTCGTCGACGTGGACTTCCCCAATCGGCGCATCGCCTTCCACGAGGCGGCGAGCTTCAAGGCGCCGCAGCGCGCGGTGCGCCTCCCGCTGGTCGAGTCCACGGGGGGGCAGCGCGAGGTGCAGCTCTCCATCGAGGGCCGCCCCGCCATCCGCGTGTTGTTCGACGTGGGCAATGGCGGAGCGCTCTCGCTCTTCCCCGCGTACTGGCAGCAGGCCGACCTGCTGAAGGGCCGGCGCAGCTCCAAGACGTTGTCCGGCGCCGTGGGCGGACTTCGCGAGCGGGACGTGGCCATCCTCAAGAGCATCGAGTTCGCGGGCGTCACGCTGCGCAACGTGCCCACGGTGTTCGACGACGCGGGCAACAGCATCTCCACCACGGACCGGCTCGCCGGCAACGTCGGGCTCGCCATCCTCGCTCGCTTCCGGATGATCACCGACTATGCGACGGACACGCTGATGCTGGTCCCGGATGCCCGCGCGCTGAAGCAGCCGTTCCGCAGGGACCGCTCCGGCCTGATTGCCATCCCTTCCGAGGGCCGGCTCGTCGTGAAGATGGTGGCTCCGGGGAGCCCCGCCGCCGCCACGGGCTGGGCGCAGGGGGATGAGATCGTCGCCGTGGATGGAAAGGCCATCGCGCCCGACTACTCGAGCTCGAGCCTCTCGCAGTGGCGGTATCGCGCAGCGGGTCAGACAGTGGTGCTCACGCTGAAGGATGGCAGCAAGCGCCGGCTCACCCTGAGCGACTACTACTAA